In Candidatus Neomarinimicrobiota bacterium, the genomic window GTACTGGGAGCCGTTGAAGTGGGTGGCAAAGCTGAGATCCATCAAGACTGGGAATAACATACTGTATCTCCATGCCAATATGGATGCGGGACACGGGGGGAAATCGGGACGCTTTCGCCGTTACCGGGAAGTAGCGCTGGAGTACGCCTTCATGCTCGAACTGGCGAAAAATGAGAAGTAGTCAATTTTGTTTACTTTATTGAAGCCGTCGGTGAACCGGGCTGGTTCGCAGCGTAAGATTAGACCTTGCAAAAGTGTGTGCCGGGAGGGGGAATCGAACCCCCACGATCTTGCGATCATTGGTTTTTGAGACCAACGCGTCTACCAATTCCGCCATCCCGGCTGTGGAGTGCTCATTAAAGGCGGCGAAAAGTATAGACTTCATCTGAGAAATGTCAATATATTTCGGCTAAGCGTAATACTATTTTGCGAAGGAGGCAATAATGATTGATTTAACCACTATTTCTACCATTCCGGAAATGTTTCTCGCTGTCTGCAACGAGTATGGTGATAAAGAGGCATATTTTTACAAAGAAAAAGGAGAATGGAAAGGGATCACTTTTCGAGAGGTTAGGCATACAGTGGAGAACATTGCCTACGGACTTGCTTCCCTCGGCTGTGACAAGGGTGACAGAGTCGCCATCCTGTCAAATAACAACCCCAAGTGGGCCATGTCCGATTACGCCGTCATTTGCATGGGTGGCGCTACAGCTTCCGTATATCCAACGCTCACTTCTCCCCAGGTTAAATTCATCCTCGATGATTGCGAATCCAAGGTCGTTATCACTGAGAACAGGGAACAGGCCGACAAAGTTCTGGATTTCCTCGATGATAGCGAGTTCATTAAAACTGTCGTTGTCATGGATGATGACAGCTACGACCGCGACAACGTGATCGCCTTTAGTGAACTCACCCAGTTGGGCGAGGATCATAAATCGTCTGTGGGATTTGATTTCGAAGAGAGGGCCCGGTCAGCGAAGGCAGACGATCTTCTCACATTAATCTACACCAGCG contains:
- a CDS encoding prolyl oligopeptidase family serine peptidase, with the protein product YWEPLKWVAKLRSIKTGNNILYLHANMDAGHGGKSGRFRRYREVALEYAFMLELAKNEK